The window CGCGATTCACGGGTTTGGCGTGTGGAAAATGGAAAATGGGTAAAAGACAACATTTGGGGTGAACCCTCCGCTTATGGAGTTGTCCATTAAATAAACGTTCACATTTTTATTAGTTCAATCGGGGAAAAGGTTAGTTATGTTAAACCATAGCCAAATAGAACAGTTTCATAAAGATGGATTTTTATTGGTTCCATCCGTATTTACACAAGAGCAAATTGGAGAGTTAAGAGAATATTTAATTAAATTATTTGAATCAGATATCCAATATCACGGTGATACTGGTAATTTTCGCTTAGATATTTGTACTAGATATCCAGAACTGCGTTGGCTGCTGACACATCCACCAATGCTCTCTACGTTAAGGTCTTTATTGGGAGATGATTTTATTTATCTACCAGAAACAGCAGCACATCGTTCTAATTATTCCACCTGGCATAAAGATACAACGTCCCAAGAATATATGGGGCATACATTTCAATGGCAGCCTAATTATTTATTGATTGAAACGGCTGTATATCTGCAAGATAATAATGAATATGGTGGCGGTTTGGATGTAATTCCTGGTTCTCATTTATATCCAGATGTTCGCACTAATCCTAACGCTCATGCTTTTTGGCAGAATATCTCGCCGCAACCGTCAATGTATTCAATTCCTGGTAAAGCTGGGGATTTAGTTTTATTCCATTTTCGAGTAGATCACAGAGCATCATTCCCGTTAAATTGTGCTGTGGAAAATGTACCGGAAGAACATCGTAAGTATGCCATGTTTTTTGCTGCTAGTGCTAATAATGAACACGCTTGGCATTATAAAAATTACATTGCTAGCCGTCCAGATTATCACTATTTAAAAAATCATCAGTATCCAGAAGAGTTACTGCAATTAGCGCAAGAGCATAATTTTATACTGGGATAATACACAACATCAAAATTATATGCTCAAAGAATCAGAGATTCGACCTGATGAATTGATGAAAGCACAAGCAGAAAGACTAGCTAACGATGTGCAGCGTCTACTGCAATACAAAGATGATTTCATCTCTGTTAACTGTCCAGCTTGTGCTGCTAACAATTTCGCCCAACTGTATACTAAGTACGGTATACAGTTTGTTCTTTGTCAGGAGTGCGAAACTATTTATGCAAATCCGCGACCAAAACCAGAACATTTAGACGAGTATTACAGTAAGTCAGAAAATTATGCTTATTGGAATAAATATATTTTTCCCGCATCCGAAGCGGCGCGGCGGGAAAAAATATTTAAGCCAAGGGTGCAAAAGGTAATTGATATCTGTCAAAGGTTTAATATACCCACAAATACTTTATTGGAAGTAGGGACAGGATTTGGGATATTTTGCGAAGAAATTCAAAAATTAGGAGTTTTTCAAAGGGTGATTGGGGTAGAACCTACTCCTGATTTGGCGGAAACTTGCCGCAATCGAGGCATAGAAATTATTGAAGAACCGATTGAACAAGTTGATTTTGGTAATACACAAATAGATGTAATTGTTAATTTTGAAGTAATTGAACATCTATTTTCCCCAAAAGAGTTTTTAGAAAAGTGCTATCAATTGTTAAGTAAGGGAGGAATTTTAATCATTACTTGCCCTAATTCTAAGGGATTTGACATTGTCAATTTAGGCGATAAATCTAGTGCTGTTGATAATGAGCATATTAATTTGTTTAATCTAAATTCCCTAGCAAAGTTATTAGAAAACTGCGGTTTTGAGGTGGTTGAGCAGCAAACACCTGGAAGGTTAGATGCTGAGTTGGTGCGAAAACAAATTATTGCAGGAAATTTTGATGTTAGTAATCAACCTTTCCTAAAGCAAATATTAATAGATGAATGGGAAGCAAAAGGAGAGGAGTTTCAAAATTTTTTATCTGCTAGTAAACTTTCATCGAATATGCTATTGGTGGCGCAAAAGCCTGAAGCATGAAAATTATTATTCGTACAGATGCGAATATAGCGATTGGTACTGGTCATGTAATGCGTTGTCTGGCTTTAGCTCAAGCTTGGCAAGATGCAAAAGGGCAGGCTATTTTTGTCATGCAAATGGTAGTACCAGTGCTGGCAGATAAGTTGCAATCTGAAGGTATGCAGATTGTATATTTACCAGTTGAGTTAAACAGAAATGAAGATGCGGAGGAAACAGTTAAAATTGCTCGTCAATATGAGGCTCAATGGGTTGTAGTTGATGGCTATCAATTCGATGCTGAGTATCAACGTGCGATTAAAGATGCTGGATTGCATTTGTTATTTGTTGATGATTATGGACATTCAGATCGCTATTATGCAGATGTGGTTTTAAATCAAAATATATCTGCTGATGAAGGTATGTATACCAAGCGGGAAGAGTATACGCGGCTATTTTTAGGTACTAGCTATACACTATTGCGACGTGAGTTTTTACAGTGGCGAAGATGGAAGCGATCGCACCCATCTACTGCTACAAAAATCTTGGTAACAATGGGCGGTAGCGATCCTGATAATGTTACTCTCAAAGTCATTCAAGGTTTACAGCTATTACAGATAGAAAAATTAGAAGTATTGGTTGTAGTCGGAGGTAGTAACCCTCACTACGAAAAACTACAAACAGCTTGCGAAAATGCGAGTATCTCCATCTGCTTAAAAAGAAATGTGACAAATATGCCAGAATTAATGGCATGGGCGGATATCGCGATCACTGCCACAGGTTCGACTACCTGGGAACTAGCTTTCATGGGCGTACCGAGTATTCTGATAGTTTTGGCAGATAATCAGGAAGCGATCGCGCAAACTTTAAATACAATGAATATAGCCGTCAACTTGGGCTGGCATACTCATTTTACTTTTATTGATCTAGTTAAAAGACTCTCGCAATTATTACCAGACTTGACAGCACGTAAAGCTATGTCTGTTAGTAGTCAGCAGTTAATTGATGGTGAAGGTAGCAATAGAGTATTAATGCCCTTAAAAAATCAAGTTTTGAGATTAAGAGCAATCTGTGAAGATGATTGTCACTTACTGTGGGAGTGGGCAAACGATCCAGAGGTTAGAAAAGCTTCTTTCAACTCAGATTTTATTCCTTGGAAACAGCATATAAATTGGTTTACAGACAAATTAAACGACCCAAATTATTATATATTTATTGCCATTGATCAAAAAAATCAACTAATTGGGCAAGTACGGTTTCATATTTTTAATCATCAACAAGCAGAGGTGGGTATTAGTGTTGCTGCTGCACACAGAGGTTACGGTTATAGCAGTATTTTAATTAAAACTGCTGTTGAAAAATTTTACAAGCACACAAAAATACCCACTATACACGCTTATATTAAACAACACAATTACGCATCTATAAAAGCTTTTGAAAAAGCTAACTTTCAGAAAATAGATCTAGCAAATTATAGAGGTAATCTATCTCTGCACTATCAATACACTTGTTGAAGTAGTAATTAAAATCAACTACAGGATCTAATTGTAAATAAATTGATACTCATACTTGTAAACAATCAACTAAATTTGGGTAAGATAGAAATGTGGGTTGTTAGTAGGGTGCATGAAAAAAATTACAATAGGTGATAAACAAATAGGTGCTACTCATCCACCGTTTATCATTGCGGAAATGTCCGGCAATCATAATCAATCTTTAGAACGGGCATTAGAAATTGTAGATGCTGCGGCTAAAACTGGAGTGCACGCCCTAAAACTGCAAACTTATACTGCCGATACCATGACTTTAGATGTGGATGACGGCGAATTTTTTATTGATAATCCAAATAGTTTATGGAAAGGTAATTCTTTATACAAACTTTACCAACAAGCTTACACGCCTTGGGAATGGCACAAACCGATTTTTGATCGTTGCCAAGAACTAGGAATTATTGCTTTTAGTACCCCATTTGACTCCACAGCAGTAGAATTTTTAGAATCATTAAATACTCCAGCTTATAAAATCGCTTCATTTGAAAATACTGATTTACCGTTAATTAAAAAGGTTGCTAGTACAGGAAAACCGATAATTATGTCTACTGGCATGGCAACAGTTGCAGAATTAGATGAAGCAGTTAGCACCGCAAGAGAAGCAGGTTGCCAAGATGTAATTTTACTTAAATGTACTAGCAGTTATCCATCCACACCAGAGCAAACCAACTTATTAACAATTCCTCACTTGCAAAAATTATTTAACGTGCAAGTGGGATTATCAGATCATACGCTGGGCATTGGAGTTGGCGTTGCTAGTGTTGCTTTAGGGGCGACTGTGATTGAAAAGCACTTTACCCTCAATCGGGCCGATGGTGGTGTAGATGCTACTTTTTCGATGGAACCAGCAGAAATGCAACAATTGGTAATTGAAACCGAAAGAGCTTGGCAGGCGTTAGGTAATATTCACTACGGCGCAACAAAAGCTGAAAAAAGTTCCTTAGTATTTAGGCGATCGCTCTACGTTGCTCAAGATATGAAAGCAGGCGATATTTTTACCTCAGACAACCTGAAATCACTACGTCCTGGACTCGGTTTGCCACCACGATATTACGATATTATACTAGGCAAACAGATTAAGCAGAATGCCAAAATGGGAACACCAATAAGTTGGGATTTGTTCAATGGTTGAGCGACTATATCTAGCCTATACACGTGCTGATGCTGAATGGCTAGTTTCACATCCTGAACTGCTGAAAACAGGTGAAATTGTTTATTCAGGAATAGAGGCTCATTTAGTCTTTCAATCAGCGAAAATTCCAGCACAAGATGCAGTGAAATTTTATCTAAAATTAGACTTTTGCACTATAACTACTGAGGTAGACAATTTACGCGACAAATTTGAGCAAATATGCCGCCAGGTTAGCCCTGACTATGGGCTATCGCTCATTTATCGAGACATTGATGTTCTATCTTGTTCTGTACATCTTCTCTACTACTTCTTCTACGAAGCAATAACTTCTTATCACCTAGCAGTAGCGATTCTTCAGAAATACAAACCCAAGGAAATTTGGGTAAATCAATTGCCCCTTACTCCTGTGACACAGTGGGGTCTAGCTCCTCCACCCCAGACTAATTATGAAAATCAAGTATGGGGTGCTATGAGGAATAAAGGATTTGTTATAAAACCCCTAGAAATTCCTAATACTTTAGAATCATCGCCTAGTACAGTAAAGCTAGGTAAATTGATTTATAAATCGCAATATCAGCATTGGCAGCCTCAAAATAGCCAAAAAAACACCTGGAATAAAAGTATAAACTCTTTAGAGTCAGAGGTTTTACTCGCACTTCAAAGAAACTTTACAAACAATTATGCACCGATTGGTCAAGCGTTAGCAAATTCATTTAATCTCAAAACGCTTGATTTAAATGAAGGAACTTTCTGTTCGGGATGGTATGGTGAATCAAGTTCAGTCCCTGTGCCCTTGACAGGGGATGTAGGCGCTCTAGGTGAAGTAGAAATTAATCAGTTGTTGAACGATCACCGATTCTATAGTGGGTTCTGGGATTACCCACTAGACATTTGGAGGATTGTTCAACCAAGAGTAGACCTTTTATGGTGCTTTGATATTCCCATTGTTCGCTCCTGGATAGACCGTGCTTACTGGGTACTAAAAGAAGTACGTCCCAAATTAATCGTAATGGCGGAAGAAGTTTCTTTGCCAGCGCGTACACTAGGGAAAGTTGCACAACTACAAGGGATAAAAAAACTTGTAGTTGAGCATGGCGCTCCCATCTCTTTTGATCCTCGAATATCAGGAAAGGAACGCTCATATCTGTACAGATGGCAGCAAAATTACGGCGAGACAACTCCTGATTATGTAGCTGTATGGGGTGCTTACGCTCAACGTTATTATGTAGAAAGCCTGGGCTGGCTTCCAGAACGTGTTATTCCTACTGGCTGGCCTTGGATTGAAAGGGAGATCAGGGAACATCTCAGCAGTGAAAAGACAAAAGTAGATGACCATGCGGAACTAAGGTTACTCTTTTTGAGTACATCAACATACAAATTTTCCAATTATTTGTATGAAACGCTTTTTGAAGCAGCTAAATATTTTGGCTCCAAGCTAGTCATCAGACCTCATGGTACTGAAAACACAATTCAACTTGATGAGTTAGCCTGTCATATAGGAGTAAACATCAAAATAGATAATGCCAGTGCTTTACTTCAGCAAATTGAAGAAAGTGATATTGTTCTTGGTGCAGCAACAAGTGTACTGAGTTATGCGATCGCACTGGGAAAACCTTGCATTTTTGTAGATTTGTTGGGACTGAGAGATTTTATGCCCTATGCTCTTGAGGGTGCAGCCATTGGGGTATACGATCGCGAAGAATTAATTCCTGCTATTGAAAAACTACTCAACGACTGTGAGGAACGACATCGCCAGCAGGAAAAACAAAAAGTGTTTACGCAGCAATATCTAGGCCCTTTTGATGGTAAGGCAACTGAGCGTATTATAAATTTTGTCAAGACAAAAGTTGACTTCCATAATAACTTTGGTAGTTCCTCATCAACCGATTATTTAAAAGTGAGATCAGAGTCAGATATGTTGCGTGTAGATATAGGCTGTGGAACTAATAAACCTGCGAATTTCACTGGGGTAGACATATATCCTGGAGTTGGTGTTGACATTGTTGCTGATATTAGTAAAGAATTCCCCTTCCCTGATAGTTCAGTAGATGAGCTCAGGGCACACGACATTATTGAACATCTCCCTGAGCGAATTCACACAATGAATGAGATTTGGAGAGTTTGTAAGCCTGGTGCAAAAGTTGACATTCGCGTACCATCTACAGATGGTAGAGGAGCCTTTCAAGACCCGACCCATATTAGTTTTTGGAATATTAATTCTTTTTTATACTATTGCAATGAATTCCCAGCTTACATAGAACTTTGTAGAAGATATGGATTTAAAGGCGAATTTAAGGCTTTAAAACTTGAACATGAAGAATCTGCCGATGGAGTAGTTCATGTCCTGGCTGAATTGCTAGTAGTGAAGCCAGTATCTAATTCAATACCAAACCAAATTTTGGGAAATGATTTTAAAAACAACCTGGAATATAGGCAGGAAAATAATCAAAAAGTAAATACTGAAGTTGTAGACAAGCAAGAGTTTTTTTCTCTACTCTCAATCTACGCCCAACAGTATCAACAAGACCCGACCGAACGCTCGGCAATAGCCAATCTCCGTCAGGCTCGCTATCAAATTGCCGCCCAGTGGCTGACAGAATCAGTAAATCAACTTGAGAGTATTTACGCAGGAGAACTGGGTAGGGCACACCAAATATTGCTCGGCATAGGCATAAGAAATGAGTCACTCACTGCTACTGAACAAACTTTTCTAGATGAAGTCATCACAAACATTTCTAGAGGCTTTGATGAGCCAAAAGCACTTCAGTATTTACTGGCTGCTATGCTGTACCGCCGTGCTGACCAGTTACCCTTGCCGCAAGACTTTTCTCGCATTCCTCCTTGGTTGCTCAATGACTATCTGAAATTCCTGTTTGCCTCTCCACCCAATTTCCAGGAAGTTGGAGAAGCAGATAATTACTACCACTATATGCAGAGGTGGATTGATTACTTACACGCATCCATATTGAGTGAGCCTGATTCGCTTTTATGGCATGAAGTGGTCACACAGTTTGTCCCCATCGCTAATTTTATTCCCCTATATTTTAATGAAACCAATCTTAAAAATATCTATTTTAAGCGTGCAGAAATTATCGAGTTTTTCCTAAAACTTAAGGGTTATGAGGTCGATTATGAGTTTGCGGATAGATCTGTAACTAGAAAAAAAATTAGGTTAGGTATTCTAGCTGCTCATTTTACGCCTACTGCCGAAACATTCGCTACACTTTCTGCCTATGAGTATATCAGCAGAGATTTTGAAGTGATTTTGTACCCTCTAACGTGGACTAATAATTCACTAGAGCAATATTGTCAAAGTTGCGCTAACTCAGTTAAGTTGCTGCCGAAAGATTTGGTAGATCAGGTCAACTATATTCGCGCTGATGACCTTGATATACTACTCATTGCTACCAATGTTACGGCTGTAACAAATCCATTATGTCTTCTATCATTGCATCGACTAGCTAGGGTACAAGTTACCAGTGTGTCCTCAGTTGTCACAACGGGAATGCGGCACGTTGATTACTACATTTCCGGTAAGTTGACTGATGCTCTAATAACGGCAGAAGAACACTATACAGAGAAGTTGGTGAAACTGGAGGGGACTGCTCAGTGTTTTAGTTATGGGCATGAACAACAGCAGGTAAATATCAAAGTTGATAGAGAAAGTTTAGGTATCTCTGAAGAAACTGTCGTTTTTACATCTGGAGCTAACTTTTTCAAAATTACCCCTGAACTGATTGATACTTGGGCAAAAATCATTGCTGCCGTGCCTAACTCAGTTTTGCTACTTCTGCCATTTGGGCCGAATTGGTCAAACGCTTACCCTAAGAAAGCTTTTTTCAAGCACATCAATACAAAGTTTGAGGCTCATCGAGTAACAGCAAACCGTCTGATGATCTTAGATCCTCAGCCAGTACCAAATCTGGAGGAGGTTAAGGAATACTTCAAGATTGCCGATATCTATCTGGATTCTTACCCGTTTTCTGGGACAAGCTCGCTGATAGAACCTTTAGATGTTAATCTGCCAATAATTGCCAGACAGGGCACTTGTTTTCGCTCTACAATGGGTGCAGCAATGCTGCAAGCACTGGGCGTTCCTGATTTAGTCGCAGATAGCGAGGAGTCTTACATCCAAAGTGCGATCGCACTGGGCAAAAATCCTGAACTACGCAAAGACAAGAGCAAGCAGATTCAGCAGAAAATGCAGGGTAATCCCAGTTTTCTGGATAGTCGCGCTTACTCCGCTCAAATGGGATCGGTATTCCAAGAACTATTTAGAAAATATTTGGCTGAGAATCTTAGCAACAACCTTAATTTCAGAGAAATTAACCTGATTATTTTCCCTGACTGGAATCAGCCAGAAGAATTGCTCTGCCTCTCTTTAGCTAGTGTGATTAGCGCGATCGCATCTCACCATGAAAAAAGTCAAATTACGCTGTTAATAGATACCAGTAATCTTGCAGATCAAGACTATGCAAATCTAGCTTTATCTAGTGTTGCTATGAATTTGCTCATGGAAGAAGATGTAGATGTGACAGAAGGGCCAGAAATTTCTTTAATCGAAAATCTAGGTCAGCTTGAGTGGAAAGCTTTGCTAACAAAGGTTTACGGTAGAGTTGCTCTAGAGCAAGAAAATCATAACGCGATCGCCCGAATAGGAGCAGAAAATATTCCTCTACTTGAGCTAAATAGTCTCAATATTTAAATATAAAGATTATTTACTTTCAATGTATATTTCCCACATTTGCTTGTAAGCTTTCTCCAATTCACGGGTAAACTTCTGAGCATTCCATAACGGTGATGTTTGCCTTGATTGCCGTAACTTCCAAGAAATTTGTTGTCTTAAAACTGGGTCGAGTCCTAAACGAACTCCCCACTCAACATATTCTTCATCTGTCCAAGCAATACCTTCATTTATCCCAGCATTCTTTAAAAATGTGTAACTATTACGAGCAGCAAATTGTTGACCTACTCTTGTAACTAAAGGAACCCCCATCCACAGAGTTTCTAGAGTTGTAGTTGCTCCGTTATAAGGATAGGTATCTAAAACAACATCAGCAATGCCTAAATTAGCTCGATGGACTTGCTCAGTAGTAACTCTGGGTAAGAACCTAAAGCAGTCTAGACTAACTCCTTCTTCTTCAGCTATTTTATAGAAAAATTCTTGCAGAGTTGCTTCATCGGCACGACCTTTAATTAAAAAATAACTATTAGGTACTTGGCTGATAATCTGCATTTGCAAGCGCACTGTATCTGGATGACGCTTATATCCATTTTGGGCGCTAAAATAAATCACTGCATCTGAAGGAATATCTAAGTGTTCCCGCCGTAAAGTTGGTACACTTACTTCAAAACCATCCACTGCTATATAAGTTTCAGGTAAACGCCAAATCTTTTCGCTATAGTACTCTTGAGCCTTTTCTGGCAAAACATACGGATCGGCAATATAGTAATCAATTGCTGGAATACCGGAAGCATCAAAACCTAGCCAAGTTACTTGCACAGGTGCAGGTTTGAGAGCCATAACTTGACAAGTAATATCTAACGTCATGCTATCTAAATCAACCAAAATATCAATGCCATCTTGTTTGATTTGTGTAGCAATTCTTGGTGTTTCAGAACCAAAGTTAGATACAAAATCTACTTGATTTCTAAACCATTGATGGTCTTCTATAGTTTGATTTATAATATAAAGATGTGTTTCAAATTGCTCGCGATCGTAGTATTGGAATAGCCAACGACATAACCAACCAACAGAATGAGTTCTCAGGGTATGGGCGATATAACCAATTTTTAATTTTCTCGTTTTTTCCGTTGAGTTATTCCAAGGCAACTCCCCTACAGACGGGCAAGCATCTTCAATACTCTTTTGAAACAGTTTAACTACCTGATTTTGCAACCAACGGTTTTTTTGTGGCTTATCCTCAATTGATGGTAAGAAATAATTCACCATACATAAAGAATAAGCTACAAATGGGTCTATTTGTTCAGGCGGATTTTGAATTAATTCCAAAATTAAGGATTGATGACGTTCGACAACAGGTTCTACTTCCCTCCAAGCGCCAGCACTAAGTAAAGCACGCATCATTATATAGCCGCCAAGAATTTGCCAAGGAGTAGTAGTACAGGTATTGAAGAAACGTTTAGCTGTTTCTATGGCTTTTTGGTGCAGTTCCGCATTAGAATAAAAGGCAGATAAATGCCTTAAGGCTTCTGGATATTCCGGCTCTAACTGCAAACATATCTCAGCAATATTAGCAGCAAAGCTAGGTATACAAACTTGATAAGCTAGTTTTATCGCAACTACCATCACTCCATCAATCAAAAGTAAAGGCTTTTGTTTGTAATGGGGTAAGCAGGCTTCTAAAAATGCCAAACTTTGAGGGCAAGCAAATTCTAGTAGTTTGTTAACTAACTGTAAAAGGAAATCTAAATCTAATTCTTCTGTAACGGTTTGTTGTATAGTTTCTACTACTTGCCAATCATTAAGTTGTTCTGGTGCAAAGTTATTTAAATCAATTGCCAGGTTAATTAAATGTAGTAAATTTTGGGTATAAGTGGGGTCTAGTTCTCTAATATGTTGGCGAATTAACCAACTCAGTTCTAAATTTTCGGTATCTGCTTGGCGTAAAGCTTCTGCCTCAAGAATTTGAATTATTTCATTAGTCCACTGTTCAACTTCTTCCTCAGCAGCTTGAGACATTCCTAGCCACCAAGTTGTTTGCGCTATTTCTTCTTGCTTCTGTAGTAAGTAGGCTAAACCTAAGTACCAGTAGTTAGTAATTACATTAGGTTCTGTAGCAATTGCTTGCTCATAAATATTTGCTACTTGTTCGTAGCGAGCTTCTAAAAGTAACTTTTGAGCTTCATGTTGATAATTCATTTGTAAGCTTTTGTGAATCTAATTTTTATTAGAGTAGAGGTAGAGAGCAATGAGCCGGAATAGATTGCAGAAGAGATAAAAATTTATTTCTGTGCTAGTTTAGTATTTTTTTAGTTATAAATATTAATAAAAATTAGGGTAACTCCTATCAGAATTACCCTGCAACAATTTTGAAAATATTTCAGGAAAGCTTAGAGTTGTTTGTAATTTGCTCCACAACTTACGGTGTTGGTGCTTAATGTAGGTGCAGTCTGTGCACCTATACCAGGACTAAGTGCTTCACATAGTCCAGTGGCAATAGCAGTTTCGTTATTGGTATTGACATATCTGAAAGCACCACCAGTATAGCCTTTCAAACCAGTATCTTTAGCTGTGGCGAGAATCGTTGCTGAATCTGTACCAGCAGTAATTCCATAGCCGTAATTGGTTGTGCTGGTAGGCAATCCAAGTGCTAAAGTAGTCATATCTGAAGCAAAAGATTGGTTTTCAGTTCTATATGCTACTTGGGCTTTATTGACTGCGCTAACTGTGTTTTTAGCTTCAGATTGCTTGCCTTTAGCAGTTTGATTTAAGAAGGTGGGTAGAGCAATAGCAGCCAGGATACCGATAATAATGATAACTACTAATAGTTCAATTAAGGTAAAACCTTTGTCGCTTTGTTTGCGGTTCAGGTGTTGCAGGAACTTAGCTTGTAATTCGGGTTTCATATTGTTTCCTTGAGGGGGGATGCTTTTTTTCGCTTCTGAATGTAGCTTACCCACTTGTGATCAATTTCATATCACCCTTACAAAAAAAATTTCCTTGGTCATCGGTCATCGGTCAACTGTATTAATATAAGGACTTACGCAGAGATACTATATATAGTATGGGCGTTGGTGTCAAATTAAGTTGACCCCTATAAATGGTGTAATAGAGAGGATAGAGGAGTTAATACACTGTGCTTCCCCTGTTCCCGCTCTCGATATTTAATTTATGACAAGCACAAATAAACTCCGACTACCCCAATTTTTACGAATTTCTGAGCGTCGCAGCCTCTCTATGCAATTGCTGAGAGTAGGTATTGTAATTACTGTAATGTTTGTACTAATTGCTGTTTTAGCTCCGGCTTTTCAAACTTGGGGATGGATACAAAACCCACTAGAGTCTTTGAGTAACCCAATTCATGAAGCGCCTTCGGGAAAACATTGGTTTGGTACCAGTCGTCAAGGTTACGATGTGTTTGCTCGTGCTTTATATGGTTCCCAAGCTGCGTTGCAGGTAGTGATTTTAGCTACAGCGATAAGTATGATCGTGGGTGTACCTCTGGGAATGATTAGCGGTTATCTTGGCGGCAAAATAGATAAAATATTGCTATTTTTTATGGATACTGTTTATACACTGCCTGGGTTGCTGCTATCAGTAACATTAGCTTTTGTGGTAGGAAGAGGGGTAATCAATGCCGCGATCGCACTTAGTATTTCTTATATTCCCCAATACTATCGCGTAGTCCGTAACCAAACTGTGAGTGTGAAAAATGAATTATTTATA is drawn from Oculatellaceae cyanobacterium and contains these coding sequences:
- a CDS encoding phytanoyl-CoA dioxygenase family protein, with protein sequence MLNHSQIEQFHKDGFLLVPSVFTQEQIGELREYLIKLFESDIQYHGDTGNFRLDICTRYPELRWLLTHPPMLSTLRSLLGDDFIYLPETAAHRSNYSTWHKDTTSQEYMGHTFQWQPNYLLIETAVYLQDNNEYGGGLDVIPGSHLYPDVRTNPNAHAFWQNISPQPSMYSIPGKAGDLVLFHFRVDHRASFPLNCAVENVPEEHRKYAMFFAASANNEHAWHYKNYIASRPDYHYLKNHQYPEELLQLAQEHNFILG
- the pseI gene encoding pseudaminic acid synthase translates to MKKITIGDKQIGATHPPFIIAEMSGNHNQSLERALEIVDAAAKTGVHALKLQTYTADTMTLDVDDGEFFIDNPNSLWKGNSLYKLYQQAYTPWEWHKPIFDRCQELGIIAFSTPFDSTAVEFLESLNTPAYKIASFENTDLPLIKKVASTGKPIIMSTGMATVAELDEAVSTAREAGCQDVILLKCTSSYPSTPEQTNLLTIPHLQKLFNVQVGLSDHTLGIGVGVASVALGATVIEKHFTLNRADGGVDATFSMEPAEMQQLVIETERAWQALGNIHYGATKAEKSSLVFRRSLYVAQDMKAGDIFTSDNLKSLRPGLGLPPRYYDIILGKQIKQNAKMGTPISWDLFNG
- the pseG gene encoding UDP-2,4-diacetamido-2,4,6-trideoxy-beta-L-altropyranose hydrolase, yielding MKIIIRTDANIAIGTGHVMRCLALAQAWQDAKGQAIFVMQMVVPVLADKLQSEGMQIVYLPVELNRNEDAEETVKIARQYEAQWVVVDGYQFDAEYQRAIKDAGLHLLFVDDYGHSDRYYADVVLNQNISADEGMYTKREEYTRLFLGTSYTLLRREFLQWRRWKRSHPSTATKILVTMGGSDPDNVTLKVIQGLQLLQIEKLEVLVVVGGSNPHYEKLQTACENASISICLKRNVTNMPELMAWADIAITATGSTTWELAFMGVPSILIVLADNQEAIAQTLNTMNIAVNLGWHTHFTFIDLVKRLSQLLPDLTARKAMSVSSQQLIDGEGSNRVLMPLKNQVLRLRAICEDDCHLLWEWANDPEVRKASFNSDFIPWKQHINWFTDKLNDPNYYIFIAIDQKNQLIGQVRFHIFNHQQAEVGISVAAAHRGYGYSSILIKTAVEKFYKHTKIPTIHAYIKQHNYASIKAFEKANFQKIDLANYRGNLSLHYQYTC
- a CDS encoding class I SAM-dependent methyltransferase, whose product is MLKESEIRPDELMKAQAERLANDVQRLLQYKDDFISVNCPACAANNFAQLYTKYGIQFVLCQECETIYANPRPKPEHLDEYYSKSENYAYWNKYIFPASEAARREKIFKPRVQKVIDICQRFNIPTNTLLEVGTGFGIFCEEIQKLGVFQRVIGVEPTPDLAETCRNRGIEIIEEPIEQVDFGNTQIDVIVNFEVIEHLFSPKEFLEKCYQLLSKGGILIITCPNSKGFDIVNLGDKSSAVDNEHINLFNLNSLAKLLENCGFEVVEQQTPGRLDAELVRKQIIAGNFDVSNQPFLKQILIDEWEAKGEEFQNFLSASKLSSNMLLVAQKPEA